A genomic segment from Salvia splendens isolate huo1 chromosome 13, SspV2, whole genome shotgun sequence encodes:
- the LOC121761327 gene encoding 3-hydroxy-3-methylglutaryl-coenzyme A reductase-like, which produces MEGRLRQSKSKAAAAAAAADEKASDAVSVPVYLTNAFFFTVFFSVVYFLLLRWREKIRNSTPLHVVSLSDIGAIVTFVASFIYLVGFFGIGFVQSIIIPRAPIDEDDEEEFDRLMVKEDSPKLPCAAAAPAPKSDDDILKIAKKTEVSADDEEIIKSVVEGKIPSYALESKLGDCHRAAAIRREALQRITGKSLEGLPLEGLDYESILGQCCEMPVGYVQIPVGIAGPLLLDDCEYSVPMATTEGCLVASTNRGCKAIYASGGATSSLYRDAMTRAPVVRFCSSKRAAQLKLFLEDPLNFETLSLVFNSSSRFGRLQSIKCAVAGKNLYIRFSCSTGDAMGMNMVSKGVQNTLDFLTNQFPDMDVMGISGNYCSDKKPAAVNWIEGRGKSVVCEAVIQGDIVNKVLKTDVASLVELNMLKNLTGSAVAGALGGFNAHASNIVSAIYIATGQDPAQNIESSHCITMMEAVNDGKDLHVSVTMPCIEVGTVGGGTQLASQSACLNLLGVKGANKEAPGSNARLLATIVAGSVLAGELSLMSAIAAGQLVKSHMKYNRSNKDVANIKS; this is translated from the coding sequence ATGGAAGGCCGCCTCCGCCAGTCAAAGTCTAAAGCGGCAGCCGCAGCCGCAGCCGCTGATGAGAAGGCATCCGACGCCGTATCGGTACCAGTGTACCTGACAAACGCCTTCTTCTTCACTGTGTTCTTCTCGGTGGTATACTTTCTGCTTCTCCGGTGGCGGGAAAAGATCCGTAACTCAACACCTCTCCACGTGGTTAGTCTCTCTGATATTGGAGCCATCGTGACGTTCGTGGCCTCATTCATCTACCTTGTTGGCTTCTTCGGCATTGGCTTCGTCCAGTCCATCATCATTCCCCGCGCTCCAATTGACGAAGATGACGAGGAAGAATTCGACCGGTTGATGGTGAAAGAGGATTCACCGAAACTCCCCTGCGCTGCAGCCGCTCCCGCTCCCAAATCCGACGATGATATTCTTAAGATTGCTAAGAAGACTGAGGTTAGCGCCGACGACGAGGAAATTATCAAGTCGGTAGTGGAGGGGAAGATCCCCTCTTATGCTCTAGAATCAAAGCTGGGAGACTGCCACCGTGCGGCCGCCATCCGCCGCGAGGCATTGCAACGCATCACAGGAAAATCCCTGGAGGGGCTGCCGCTGGAGGGCTTGGATTACGAGTCGATTCTTGGACAGTGCTGTGAAATGCCTGTGGGGTATGTGCAGATTCCAGTGGGCATTGCTGGGCCGCTGTTGTTGGACGATTGTGAGTACTCTGTTCCAATGGCGACCACAGAGGGCTGTTTAGTAGCCAGCACCAACAGAGGGTGCAAAGCTATATATGCCTCCGGAGGGGCCACCAGCTCCCTTTACAGAGACGCCATGACAAGGGCTCCTGTCGTCCGCTTCTGCTCTTCCAAGAGGGCTGCTCAGCTTAAGCTTTTCCTTGAAGATCCTCTTAATTTTGAGACCCTCTCCCTCGTCTTCAACAGCTCCAGCAGATTCGGAAGGCTGCAGAGCATCAAATGCGCCGTCGCTGGCAAGAATCTCTACATTCGATTCTCATGCAGCACGGGCGACGCCATGGGAATGAATATGGTTTCTAAGGGTGTTCAAAACACCTTGGACTTCCTTACCAACCAGTTCCCTGATATGGATGTCATGGGTATTTCTGGAAACTACTGCTCCGATAAGAAGCCTGCTGCAGTCAACTGGATTGAAGGGCGTGGCAAGTCAGTTGTGTGTGAGGCCGTAATCCAAGGAGACATTGTCAATAAGGTGCTCAAGACTGATGTTGCTTCCTTGGTGGAGCTTAACATGCTCAAGAATCTCACTGGCTCCGCTGTGGCTGGAGCTCTTGGGGGCTTCAATGCTCATGCTAGCAACATTGTATCTGCAATCTACATAGCCACCGGACAGGATCCAGCACAAAACATTGAGAGCTCCCACTGCATAACCATGATGGAAGCTGTCAACGATGGCAAGGACCTTCACGTCTCAGTCACCATGCCTTGTATTGAGGTCGGGACAGTGGGTGGTGGCACTCAACTCGCCTCTCAGTCCGCTTGCCTCAATCTGCTCGGTGTCAAGGGAGCCAATAAGGAGGCTCCTGGATCCAACGCCCGCCTTTTGGCCACCATTGTCGCCGGCTCAGTTCTTGCAGGAGAATTGTCTCTCATGTCTGCCATCGCAGCCGGCCAACTAGTCAAGAGCCATATGAAGTACAACAGGTCTAATAAAGATGTTGCCAATATCAAGTCTTGA